From Daphnia pulicaria isolate SC F1-1A chromosome 4, SC_F0-13Bv2, whole genome shotgun sequence, one genomic window encodes:
- the LOC124336230 gene encoding 4-hydroxy-2-oxoglutarate aldolase, mitochondrial-like isoform X2 codes for MLAVGRASPSIFRALSCSSVVRSFSSGSDGRKIQLGGIYPPLTTPFNVDETIAFDKLASNLTKYAQIPFAGYVVQGSNGEYPYLEKEEKLQIVKFVKDFIKESNKPLIAGSGCESTKATVKLTEAMADCGADAVMVVTPAYFKVSMNDAAMIAHYTTVADSSPVPVILYSVPANTGIDLSIDAIQVLAKHPNIIGLKDSGGDVTRIGSIVQKTRGQDFKVLSGSASFLLPSYLAGSVGGVCALANVLGDVLCHMHSLYESNIIDKELQRRLIDPNNMVTRRFGVAGMKAALDLFGYYGGPNRSPMLSASAEARQVIKKAFLDNEFVPQSR; via the exons ATGTTGGCCGTTGGACGAGCGTCCCCTTCCATTTTCCGGGCACTATCTTGCAGTAGTGTCGTGCGATCCTTTTCATCCGGAagcgatggaagaaaaattcaacttgGAGGCATCTATCCACCATTGACGACGCCATTCAACGTCGACGAGACAATCGCCTTTGATAAGTTGGCTTCCAATCTCACGAAATATGCTCAAATTCCCTTCGCTGGATACGTCGTCCAAGGATCCAATGGCGAATATCCCTacctggaaaaagaagaaaaattgcaaATCGTCAAGTTCGTCAAGGATTTCATCAAGGAAAGCAACAAGCCGTTGATTGCCGGCTCCGGCTGTGAAT CTACCAAGGCAACTGTCAAACTGACAGAGGCAATGGCTGACTGCGGAGCTGATGCTGTGATGGTGGTGACACCAGCCTACTTCAAAGTCTCGATGAAT GATGCTGCCATGATTGCCCATTACACGACTGTTGCCGACTCTAGTCCCGTACCAGTCATCTTGTACAG TGTTCCAGCTAATACGGGCATCGATTTGAGCATCGACGCCATTCAGGTTCTCGCTAAACACCCAAATATTATTGGACTTAAAGATAGCGGTGGAGATGTGACTAGGATCGGAAGTATCGTCCAGAAGACTCGGGGGCAAGATTTCAAGGTCCTCTCCGGATCTGCTTCGTTCCTCCTTCCCAGTTACCTTGCCGGATCGGTCGGTGGGGTCTGCGCTTTAGCCAATGTGTTGGGAGACGTCCTTTGCCACATGCATTCTCTTTATGAAAGCAACATCATCGATAAAGAGCTGCAACGAAGGTTGATTGACCCCAATAATATG gTGACACGGCGTTTCGGAGTGGCCGGAATGAAAGCAGCGCTGGATCTGTTTGGGTATTATGGAGGACCTAATCGATCACCTATGCTCAGTGCCAGTGCAGAGGCTCGGCAAGTGATTAAGAAAGCATTTCTTGATAATGAATTTGTTCCACAATCCCGGTaa
- the LOC124336230 gene encoding F-box and WD repeat domain-containing 11-B-like isoform X1 — translation MDPSKTMEIGKDIISLLVKRHMNLIAESILSFLDDTSLKNCEAVSKTWYLTIRNGKLWKHLFNRISQRKPLLQTLLKRRELEAKHDMEKDEFLYKRLLNCQHSLSQNWTSGKYSLSSANVGEVSVSIVVMDAKRILFALRTSPSVPSSIMVWNRWTLESEQYLVGHQEWVTDLQICGELIFCSYYDGTILVWDLKTKEVVQQFQDQEVVDWVVIHAAHQLLITCTSIASGPSDRDTSITVRRIKSPAEMVIEATEEIPNYKVCRLVSDENYFAVFLSSSGGDWIKLQLRSAADFRCVREMNNLIQVEDSFDYHSGRLVTGSSEGVIKIWNPETGVCRQTWKSTETIDQLRLSSQHIIARHSEDTKFFVWNLPTAADLMKRQEPNDPVQIETCEEVGVMDPSFIFDELQIINVSVNELELGIPNTSVSSSTLVVRDFLKE, via the exons ATGGATCCTTCTAAAACT atgGAAATAGGCAAAGACATCATCAGCCTCCTTGTAAAGCGACATATGAATTTGATTGCTGAAAGCATTCTATCTTTTCTTGATGACACCAGTTTAAAAAACTGTGAAGCTGTATCGAAAACTTGGTATTTAACCATCAGAAATGGAAAACTGTGGAAACACCTATTTAACAGGATATCACAGAGGAAGCCACTTCTTCAGACCCTACTGAAACGAAGAGAGCTTGAGGCTAAACATGACATGGAAAAAGACGAATTCCTATATAAAAGGTTATTGAACTGCCAACATTCTCTCAGCCAGAATTGGACATCAGGAAAGTATTCATTATCTTCAGCAAATGTTGGTGAAGTCAGTGTTTCCATTGTTGTGATGGATGCCAAAAGAATCCTTTTTGCCCTGAGGACTTCCCCCTCAGTTCCTTCTTCTATCATGGTATGGAATCGTTGGACTTTGGAGTCAGAACAGTATCTGGTGGGACACCAGGAATGGGTAACAGATTTGCAGATCTGTGGAGAACTAATCTTTTGCTCTTATTACGACGGGACCATTCTTGTGTGGGACCTGAAAACGAAAGAAGTTGTCCAGCAGTTTCAAGACCAGGAAGTCGTTGACTGGGTAGTCATTCACGCCGCTCACCAACTTCTCATCACCTGCACCAGTATTGCCTCTGGTCCCAGTGACCGTGACACATCCATTACCGTCCGTCGAATCAAGAGCCCAGCTGAAATGGTCATCGAAGCCACCGAAGAAATCCCAAATTACAAAGTCTGCAGACTCGTCTCGGACGAAAATTACTTTGCCGTTTTTCTCTCGTCGTCTGGAGGTGATTGGATCAAACTGCAGTTGCGCTCAGCTGCTGATTTCCGCTGTGTCCGTGAAATGAATAACCTTATCCAAGTCGAGGATAGTTTCGACTATCACAGCGGCAGATTGGTGACCGGGTCGTCCGAAGGAGTCATCAAAATTTGGAACCCTGAGACTGGAGTGTGCCGACAGACTTGGAAATCCACCGAGACGATCGATCAGCTTCGCCTCAGTTCCCAGCACATCATCGCTCGCCATTCTGAAGATACGAAATTTTTCGTATGGAATCTCCCCACGGCTGCCGACTTGATGAAAAGACAAGAGCCAAACGACCCCGTTCAAATCGAAACTTGTGAAGAAGTTGGAGTAATGGACCCGTCCTTTATTTTTGACGAGCTCCAAATCATCAACGTTTCTGTGAATGAACTGGAACTGGGCATTCCCAACACGTCTGTATCGTCGTCTACACTGGTTGTCAGAGactttttgaaagaataa
- the LOC124336699 gene encoding 50 kDa hatching enzyme-like: protein MSPSDVDSEIARAFQMWADVTDLTFVHVNNQSADVDIDILFAFEEHGNCPAFKDSPSDVYAHAAYPINGGGAHFDEGKTWTLNSNKGTNLFQIATHEFGHSLGLEHTNVTKAVMFPYYKYSSDFKLDNDDIEGIQELYGENQLRKMAIELKGTIKYVVIKNLMTVHFTASTREEWEKANSKLEAQMKAETKQDLRVSRNWRNFKMELAKTTADISKTVNDLSTKLNVNSQRFGNELKTAEDNLRKDLGGV from the exons ATGAGCCCATCTGACGTGGATAGTGAAATCGCCAGAGCCTTTCAGATGTGGGCGGACGTGACCGATTTGACCTTCGTCCATGTCAACAATCAATCGGCTGACGTCGACATCGACATCCT ttTTGCGTTTGAAGAACACGGTAATTGCCCAGCCTTCAAAGATAGCCCGAGTGATGTTTACGCTCACGCTGCATATCCTATAAACGGAGGTGGTGCTCATTTTGACGAAGGCAAAACCTGGACGCTCAACTCTAATAAAG GGACCAATTTATTCCAGATAGCTACTCACGAGTTCGGCCACTCTTTGGGTCTGGAACACACAAACGTGACCAAGGCCGTGATGTTTCCGTATTACAAGTACAGCTCTGATTTCAAACTAGACAACGATGACATTGAAGGGATTCAG GAACTGTACGGGGAGAATCAGTTGAGGAAAATGGCAATTGAATTAAAAGGTACTATCAAATATGTTGTTATCA agaACTTGATGACTGTTCATTTTACAGCCAGCACGAGAGAGGAATGGGAGAAAGCGAACAGCAAACTGGAAGCTCAAATGAAAG CAGAAACTAAGCAAGACTTG AGAGTAAGCAGGAACTggcgaaatttcaaaatggaattGGCGAAAACGACGGCCGATATCAGCAAAACCGTCAACGATttatcaacaaaattaaatg TGAATTCGCAACGATTCGGTAACGAACTAAAAACTGCCGAAGACAACCTGAGAAAAGATCTTGGAGGtgtataa
- the LOC124336229 gene encoding blood vessel epicardial substance-like, with protein MPEVPNAADFRNSSLATSTKLQSCSDLEKAQHGLYQAAHLFYAASLLIPHHTFVWSIFISRILMGLAYALVTVWACLELCAPDVFAWNVLLTAGTLVHIVYWSWRFRPGRIRQKPLLELYQKLFVPLDCSRELFVQLTNKSVITSLQVGDDFFLATQQLCSIPASSNPSASMRLSVLLTGKMRVTFGLGQRLLHHIEPFQFVDSPEWYMMQNVSPQDVKASKIQVSITADEPCTLLQLDAENLNHLTVNNPPLRFLLDCLIGKDVSQKLYAVTEQAALMVTSRDPSSKQDRLPSLQVGGGGSSVGVNSTTTYSSLGPWQGELLRSQSADAVHTCKQGQVRSINWRRDQTRRIWARRYQKLVPTRHHRPLKKPAPCRQEMSRRGDHLGKEDPGDCGGGKVSSSPKYPTLEVGNRHEQIIRIEPHHQERLHWNRVQFDETFV; from the exons ATGCCGGAAGTGCCGAATGCTGCTGACTTCCGGAATTCTAGTCTCGCAACTAGCACGAAATTGCAGTCGTGCAGCGATTTGGAGAAAGCCCAGCACGGATTGTACCAGGCGGCCCACCTGTTTTACGCAGCCTCTCTCCTGATTCCGCATCACACCTTTGTCTGGAGCATCTTCATCAGCCGGATTCTGATGGGTTTGGCGTACGCCCTAGTGACGGTGTGGGCCTGTCTGGAACTCTGCGCCCCCGACGTCTTCGCCTGGAACGTTCTACTGACAGCTGGCACTCTAGTTCACATTGTCTACTGGAGTTGGCGCTTCCGGCCGGGCCGAATCCGCCAGAAACCACTTCTAGAACTTTACCAAAAGCTCTTCGTGCCGCTGGATTGTTCTCGAGAGCTCTTTGTTCAGTTGACCAACAAGTCTGTAATAACGTCCCTACAAGTCGGCGACGACTTTTTCCTCGCTACTCAGCAACTCTGTTCCATCCCGGCGTCGTCGAATCCATCGGCCTCGATGAGATTATCCGTCCTCCTGACTGGCAA gatgAGAGTGACTTTCGGTCTGGGCCAGCGGTTATTGCATCACATTGAGCCGTTCCAGTTCGTCGATTCGCCCGAGTGGTACATGATGCAGAACGTCTCCCCACAAGATGTCAAAGCCTCCAAGATTCAA GTTTCCATCACAGCTGACGAGCCCTGCACGCTACTCCAATTGGATGCGGAAAACCTGAACCACTTGACTGTCAACAACCCGCCGCTGAGATTCCTACTCGATTGCTTGATTG GGAAAGACGTTTCTCAAAAGTTGTACGCCGTGACGGAACAAGCTGCTCTAATGGTGACATCCAGAGATCCGTCAAGCAAACAGGATCGTTTGCCTTCGCTACAGGTGGGTGGCGGTGGCAGCTCGGTGGGTGTCAACAGTACGACGACCTACTCATCGCTGGGCCCTTGGCAGGGCGAACTGCTCAGAAGTCAGAGCGCCGACGCCGTGCACACTTGCAAACAGGGTCAAGTGCGTTCCATCAACTGGAGGCGGGATCAGACGCGTAGA ATATGGGCCAGGAGATATCAGAAACTCGTTCCGACCCGACACCATCGACCGCTGAAGAAACCGGCACCTTGTAGGCAGGAAATGAGTAGACGAGGTGATCATTTAGGAAAGGAAGATCCTGGTGATTGCGGTGGGGGGAAAGTAAGTAGTTCTCCTAAGTACCCCACGCTAGAGGTGGGTAATCGTCACGAGCAAATTATACGGATCGAACCTCATCATCAGGAACGACTGCACTGGAACAGAGTCCAATTCGACGAGACATTTGtgtga
- the LOC124336435 gene encoding probable lipid phosphate phosphatase beta isoform X1: MRSKNDSKRKTDVNAKKWNLKSQKESVGNGGRLQNLLDWDVEWSNRFASFMQSKLPGVTAMFENKFMEISGNEYIWFPVLAVLYFMHPLVHKQLPMNAILALAFDSAVILIIKAFVRRKRPPTRNPDYFTAIGPDQYSFPSGHASRTVLISFIFTQINPLFGNGYLNVVASLLIWSWSISVCFSRMLNGRHHLLDVVTGAVIGFVEGSLVISALWMSSEKAENILKFIYNDQNN; this comes from the exons atgagaAGCAAGAATGATTCTAAACGGAAGACGGATGTTAACGCGAAAAAGTGGAATCTCAAATCTCAAAAGGAGAGCGTTGGAAATGGTGGTAGACTTCAGAATTTGTTGGATTGGGATGTCGAATGGTCGAATCGATTCGCTAGTTTCATGCAAAGTAAATTGCCCGGTGTGACTGCCatgtttgaaaacaaatttatggAG ATTTCCGGCAATGAATACATTTGGTTCCCAGTCCTCGCTGTACTTTACTTTATGCATCCCCTGGTGCATAAGCAACTTCCAATGAACGCAATTCTCG CTTTAGCATTCGACAGCGCTGTCATTTTAATAATTAAGGCTTTTGTCAGAAGGAAACGACCGCCGACAAGGAACCCCGACTACTTTACGGCAATAGGGCCAGACCAATACAGTTTCCCTTCAGGACATGCCAGCAGGACAGTTTTGATATCGTTCATCTTCACCCAGATTAATCCGTTATTTGGAAATGGTTACCTCAATGTTGTGGCATCGCTTCTTATTTGGAGTTGGTCCATCTCTGTCTGTTTCTCCAGAATGCTTAATGGTCGTCATCACCTCTTGGATGTTGTAACTGGTGCTGTGATTGGATTTGTTGAAGGTTCTCTTGTCATTTCCGCCCTCTGGATGTCCTCTGAAAAAgcggaaaatattttaaaatttatttataatgatcaaaataattga
- the LOC124336435 gene encoding uncharacterized protein LOC124336435 isoform X2, giving the protein MRSKNDSKRKTDVNAKKWNLKSQKESVGNGGRLQNLLDWDVEWSNRFASFMQSKLPGVTAMFENKFMEISGNEYIWFPVLAVLYFMHPLVHKQLPMNAILEGNDRRQGTPTTLRQ; this is encoded by the exons atgagaAGCAAGAATGATTCTAAACGGAAGACGGATGTTAACGCGAAAAAGTGGAATCTCAAATCTCAAAAGGAGAGCGTTGGAAATGGTGGTAGACTTCAGAATTTGTTGGATTGGGATGTCGAATGGTCGAATCGATTCGCTAGTTTCATGCAAAGTAAATTGCCCGGTGTGACTGCCatgtttgaaaacaaatttatggAG ATTTCCGGCAATGAATACATTTGGTTCCCAGTCCTCGCTGTACTTTACTTTATGCATCCCCTGGTGCATAAGCAACTTCCAATGAACGCAATTCTCG AAGGAAACGACCGCCGACAAGGAACCCCGACTACTTTACGGCAATAG
- the LOC124336434 gene encoding phospholipid phosphatase 6-like, with protein MNNELNQRKFGSKQKDLSEEYVSHDGKRAVPEGLRKFLDLDAELTKNFTSFMQSKLPNITKSETKFMEISGSGYIWLPVCAILYFMHPFVPKQLPINLIMAFVLDIVVIGLLKAFARRRRPPTRNPDFFKSIGPDQFSFPSGHASRTILIAFIFSLINPFFDIGYLNFGVSLLLWGWSLTVCLSRILNGRHYLFDVLVGATIGFVEGYLVSFLWMSPERAENILNFFSDEAPEI; from the exons atgaataatgaatTGAACCAACGAAAGTTCGGCTCTAAACAGAAAGATCTCAGTGAAGAATATGTTAGTCACGATGGAAAACGGGCAGTTCCCGAAGGTCTTCGAAAATTCTTGGATTTGGACGCAGAGTTGACGAAAAATTTCACTAGCTTCATGCAGAGTAAACTACCCAACATCACCAAATCTGAAACTAAGTTCATGGAG ATTTCTGGTAGTGGATACATTTGGCTTCCAGTTTGTGCTATTCTTTACTTCATGCATCCTTTTGTGCCTAAACAACTTCCTATTAATCTCATCATGG CTTTCGTACTTGATATTGTTGTCATTGGATTACTAAAGGCATTTGCCAGAAGGAGACGTCCACCTACAAGGAACCCAGACTTCTTTAAATCAATTGGACCAGACCAATTCAGCTTTCCTTCTGGCCATGCAAGCCGCACCATACTTATAGCTTTCATCTTCTCCTTGAttaatcctttttttgatATTGGGTACCTGAATTTTGGAGTCTCACTTCTTCTCTGGGGCTGGTCCTTAACTGTTTGCTTATCTCGAATTTTGAACGGCCGTCATTATCTCTTTGATGTCTTGGTTGGTGCCACAATTGGATTTGTTGAGGGCTATCTCGTATCATTTCTTTGGATGTCTCCTGAGCGGGCTGAAAACATTCTAAATTTCTTTTCCGACGAGGCACCTGAGATTTGA
- the LOC124336421 gene encoding uncharacterized protein LOC124336421 isoform X2 codes for MALSLKMADNKESHVLRDEVKSNSLLNAILPIDVILETQNTMMATHFSKSPYWQSLLIIGQSQVQRNGLLFQAALTHASLDKQIMYVMTKEFTRIPPTTHSLPNVETGNMANITFKYCQEMKSLEELLIGFCTIPNELLPDVLVVNGLNEYKRGKGPLSQFHYSSILSLLSETAEYIGRRKKTTIMLYVSLSLLLAVTVEEQKPWIELFKQWAHEVWILEGNSNRLVSD; via the exons ATGGCGCTGTCTTTAAAAATGGCAGATAACAAAGAATCTCACGTACTTAGAGACGaagtcaaatcaaattcactTTTAAATGCTATTCTACCTATTGATGTTATTTTAGAAACTCAGAATACTATGATGGCAACACATTTTTCCAAAAGTCCTTATTGGCAATCTTTGTTGATCATTGGTCAAAGTCAAGTTCAAAGAAATGGGTTGTTGTTTCAA gCTGCACTTACTCATGCATCTTTGGATAAACAGATTATGTATGTAATgacaaaagaattcacccgGATCCCTCCCACCACACACAGCCTTCCAAACGTGGAAACTGGAAATATGGCAAATATCACTTTTAA ATATTGCCAAGAAATGAAGAGCCTTGAAGAGTTGCTTATAGGTTTCTGCACAATACCTAATGAGCTCTTACCTGATGTCCTTGTTGTGAATGGTTTGAATGAATATAAAAGAGGAAAGGGCCCACTTTCTCAATTCCACTATTCCAGCATTTTGTCTCTTCTATCGGAAACAGCTGAATACattggaagaaggaaaaagacaacaaTAATGCTATAT GTGAGTTTGAGTTTGCTCTTGGCAGTAACTGTAGAAGAACAAAAACCCTGGATAGAGCTTTTTAAGCAATGGGCTCATGAAGTGTGGATCTTGGAGGGGAATTCAAATCGATTAGTGAGTG attGA
- the LOC124336421 gene encoding uncharacterized protein LOC124336421 isoform X1, whose protein sequence is MALSLKMADNKESHVLRDEVKSNSLLNAILPIDVILETQNTMMATHFSKSPYWQSLLIIGQSQVQRNGLLFQAALTHASLDKQIMYVMTKEFTRIPPTTHSLPNVETGNMANITFKYCQEMKSLEELLIGFCTIPNELLPDVLVVNGLNEYKRGKGPLSQFHYSSILSLLSETAEYIGRRKKTTIMLYVSLSLLLAVTVEEQKPWIELFKQWAHEVWILEGNSNRLVSGNIHIQFTVLGSNIFLKTVSKID, encoded by the exons ATGGCGCTGTCTTTAAAAATGGCAGATAACAAAGAATCTCACGTACTTAGAGACGaagtcaaatcaaattcactTTTAAATGCTATTCTACCTATTGATGTTATTTTAGAAACTCAGAATACTATGATGGCAACACATTTTTCCAAAAGTCCTTATTGGCAATCTTTGTTGATCATTGGTCAAAGTCAAGTTCAAAGAAATGGGTTGTTGTTTCAA gCTGCACTTACTCATGCATCTTTGGATAAACAGATTATGTATGTAATgacaaaagaattcacccgGATCCCTCCCACCACACACAGCCTTCCAAACGTGGAAACTGGAAATATGGCAAATATCACTTTTAA ATATTGCCAAGAAATGAAGAGCCTTGAAGAGTTGCTTATAGGTTTCTGCACAATACCTAATGAGCTCTTACCTGATGTCCTTGTTGTGAATGGTTTGAATGAATATAAAAGAGGAAAGGGCCCACTTTCTCAATTCCACTATTCCAGCATTTTGTCTCTTCTATCGGAAACAGCTGAATACattggaagaaggaaaaagacaacaaTAATGCTATAT GTGAGTTTGAGTTTGCTCTTGGCAGTAACTGTAGAAGAACAAAAACCCTGGATAGAGCTTTTTAAGCAATGGGCTCATGAAGTGTGGATCTTGGAGGGGAATTCAAATCGATTAGTGAGTGGTAATATCCATATTCAATTCACTGTCCTTGGCTCCAATATTTTCCTTAAAACtgtttcaaaaatagattGA